AGTAACGGATACGATCTTTTATACGAAACATCAAACAATATGGATTACAATGTGCAATTATTGATCGTCATGATCATTTATATGACCTTGCTGATCGGCTGGGGTATTTATCAAGGCAGAAAAGTAAAAACAAGTTCAGATTTTGCAATTGCCGGACGAAAATTACCCGGTTGGGTTGCAGCACTCAGCGAACGTGCAACCGGAGAATCTTCATGGGCATTATTAGGATTGCCGGGGGCAGCTTATGCAACAGGGCTGTTAGAGGTTTGGACAGCCGTCGGTTGTGTTGTCGGTATTCTTTTTGCATGGATTGTATTGGCTTGGAGGTTACGTGAAGAAGCAGCCAAGTATGAGATTGATACTTTCACGGATTATATTGCTCAAAAACACGGCGAAGTCGGGAAATGGATTCGCATTGTCGGAAGTTTTACTATAGTATTTTTTTTCTTCTTTTATGTAGGTGCTCAATTCCTCGGAGGAGGAAAAACTTTACACAATTTATTCGGAATTAATGTTACTTGGGGAATGATAATTGTGGTATTGCTGGTTGTTCCTTATACAATCTACGGCGGATTCAGAAGTGTAACATATACAGATGTTATCCAAGCAATATTAATGATTATTACCTTAATTGCTGCACCGATTGCCGGTATTATCTATTTGGCAAATCAACCGGAAGGAACTTTGTTTGCCGGTTCAATTTCTGAAGCTTTGACTAAAGCCGGCGAGAGCTATTCTACTTTGGCGGGAGGTGCAAATTTAAAGGAAGGTTCAGAATTATCAAATGCCTTAATGTCTGTATTTCCCAAAAGTTTGAATATTGTTAAAGGCTTAGGAACAGGAATAATTATTGCCGGTGCTTTCTCGTGGTTTTTCGGATATTTGGGAGGGCAACCTCAATTAAGTATGCGATTTATGGCAATAAAGGATGCAAAGCATGCCAAGCAAGCAAGAAATATAGGTGTAATTTGGACAGTTATTGCTTATATAGGAGCATTAATGATAGGATGGATAGGAATAGCCGTCTTCGGACCGAAAGGTCTGGAAGATCAAGAAACTGTAATGCCTGAAGTTCTCACCACCTTGTTTAATCCTTTGATTGCCGGCATTCTTATCACGGGAGTTTTAGCTGCCATTATTTCTACAGCAAATTCTTTATTAATTTTGTCTGCAACCGAGTTATCGGAAAACCTGATTAAACCTTTAAGTAAGCCTTCTAAAGGTTCCGGAAATTCATTAATGCAATCTCGATTGGTAACAGGTATATTGGCTATTGTCGCACTTGTATTGGCATATTTCTCACCGAGTGATCTCATATATACCATTGTGGGATATGTATGGGCAGGTATTGGTTCTACATTCTCAATAGTAATATTATTAACATTATTCTGGAAACGCTTTCACGGTATTCCGGCATTATTGACCATTATTACCGGTTTGGGATTTACCATTATATGGATCAGCACAGGACTTGATAAAATTATTACAGCTCGTATAATGACCTTTATTATTGCTTTAATTGTTGCTGTTTTAAGCACTTACTTGATTCCTAAAAGGGAAAAATATCCTAAAAGTTAGGGTTGTTGAAATATAAAGTTTTCAACAACCCAAATCTTAATACACTTAATTATTAAGAAATTTTACTGATAACCCAAATTTGAGATTACTTAAAAACCCCATTTCTTTATTGTAAATATCTTCATATATCACTGCTCCGCGAAATATATCCAAATACAGCCCTAAATCGAATTTGTTATTAATTCTGATCGGATATGTTGCCAGTCCTACAGTAGGTGCAAAATTAAAATTATTCATACTGTATTCAGGTAAAGTACCCTTGTCTGTTATTGTTTCAGAAAAGGTGTATCCAATTGATAACCCCGCCTTTAAAAATAATAATGCTCTGTTTTCATTATTCTTAAAAAGCTGAAAATTATATGTAAGCGGCATACGTAATTGATGAAAAGAAAAATCTCTTACCCCGTCAATGC
Above is a genomic segment from Bacteroidales bacterium containing:
- a CDS encoding sodium/proline symporter, which encodes MDYNVQLLIVMIIYMTLLIGWGIYQGRKVKTSSDFAIAGRKLPGWVAALSERATGESSWALLGLPGAAYATGLLEVWTAVGCVVGILFAWIVLAWRLREEAAKYEIDTFTDYIAQKHGEVGKWIRIVGSFTIVFFFFFYVGAQFLGGGKTLHNLFGINVTWGMIIVVLLVVPYTIYGGFRSVTYTDVIQAILMIITLIAAPIAGIIYLANQPEGTLFAGSISEALTKAGESYSTLAGGANLKEGSELSNALMSVFPKSLNIVKGLGTGIIIAGAFSWFFGYLGGQPQLSMRFMAIKDAKHAKQARNIGVIWTVIAYIGALMIGWIGIAVFGPKGLEDQETVMPEVLTTLFNPLIAGILITGVLAAIISTANSLLILSATELSENLIKPLSKPSKGSGNSLMQSRLVTGILAIVALVLAYFSPSDLIYTIVGYVWAGIGSTFSIVILLTLFWKRFHGIPALLTIITGLGFTIIWISTGLDKIITARIMTFIIALIVAVLSTYLIPKREKYPKS